A region of Streptomyces cinnamoneus DNA encodes the following proteins:
- the kdpF gene encoding K(+)-transporting ATPase subunit F — MTAENVVGLVVAVALLGYLILALVFPERF, encoded by the coding sequence GTGACCGCCGAGAACGTCGTCGGCCTGGTCGTGGCCGTCGCCCTGCTGGGCTACCTGATCCTCGCCCTCGTCTTCCCGGAGAGGTTCTGA
- a CDS encoding DUF3710 domain-containing protein, with amino-acid sequence MFGRRRKRSEDVVESADRLDDVTSEKSDGDALADEDAHTAAESRIRLEPGPRPDGPWDVSEVRDPAEGRVDLGGLFVPGVEGMELRVEVAGDAIVAATVVLRDSAVQLQAFAAPKREGIWSEVREEIAGGITQQGGVVDEVEGPLGWELRAQVPVALPDGTQGVQLVRFVGCDGPRWFLRGVISGQGAVQPQTAGLLEQIFRDTVVVRGESPMAPRDPIVLKLPEDAQMVAEGLQQEEQGSRFAGGVDRLQRGPETTEVR; translated from the coding sequence GTGTTCGGTCGTCGCCGCAAGCGCAGCGAGGACGTCGTCGAGAGTGCCGACCGCCTCGACGACGTGACCTCCGAGAAGTCGGACGGGGACGCCCTCGCCGACGAGGACGCACACACCGCGGCCGAGAGCCGGATCCGGCTGGAGCCGGGCCCGCGCCCGGACGGGCCGTGGGACGTCTCCGAGGTCCGCGACCCGGCCGAGGGCCGGGTGGACCTGGGCGGACTGTTCGTGCCCGGTGTCGAGGGCATGGAACTGCGGGTCGAGGTCGCCGGTGACGCCATCGTCGCCGCGACCGTGGTGCTGCGCGACAGCGCGGTGCAGCTCCAGGCGTTCGCCGCGCCCAAGCGCGAGGGCATCTGGTCCGAGGTCCGCGAGGAGATCGCGGGTGGCATCACCCAGCAGGGCGGTGTCGTGGACGAGGTCGAGGGCCCCCTCGGCTGGGAGCTGCGGGCCCAGGTGCCCGTGGCGCTGCCCGACGGCACGCAGGGCGTGCAGCTCGTGCGCTTCGTCGGCTGTGACGGGCCGCGCTGGTTCCTGCGCGGTGTGATCTCCGGCCAGGGCGCGGTGCAGCCCCAGACCGCCGGGCTGCTGGAGCAGATCTTCCGGGACACCGTCGTCGTGCGCGGCGAGTCCCCGATGGCGCCCCGCGACCCGATCGTCCTCAAGCTGCCCGAGGACGCCCAGATGGTGGCCGAGGGCCTCCAGCAGGAGGAGCAGGGCTCGCGCTTCGCCGGCGGTGTGGACCGCCTCCAGCGCGGCCCGGAGACCACCGAGGTCCGCTGA
- the dut gene encoding dUTP diphosphatase yields the protein MSRQPVDVLIRRVDPEVPLPSYGHPGDAGCDLVTTEAAELAPGERMVLPTGISIALPDGYAAFVHPRSGLAARCGVSMVNAPGTIDAGYRGEIKVIVVNLDPRESVRFERFDRVAQLVVQQVERVRFHEVAELPGSARAEGGFGSTGGHAAVGNGFASVACDREGQ from the coding sequence GTGAGCCGTCAGCCCGTCGACGTACTCATCCGCCGGGTCGACCCCGAGGTGCCCCTTCCCTCCTACGGTCACCCCGGCGACGCCGGATGCGACCTGGTGACCACCGAGGCCGCCGAGCTGGCGCCCGGTGAGCGGATGGTCCTGCCCACCGGCATCTCGATCGCGCTGCCCGACGGGTACGCCGCGTTCGTCCACCCCCGATCGGGTCTCGCCGCCCGGTGCGGGGTGTCCATGGTCAATGCCCCGGGCACCATCGATGCCGGGTACCGTGGAGAGATCAAGGTGATTGTGGTCAATCTGGACCCGCGCGAGAGCGTGCGGTTCGAGCGGTTCGACCGCGTCGCCCAATTGGTTGTCCAGCAGGTCGAGAGGGTCCGCTTCCACGAGGTGGCGGAACTTCCCGGCTCGGCGCGGGCCGAAGGGGGCTTCGGGTCCACCGGTGGCCACGCTGCCGTGGGGAATGGATTCGCTTCGGTCGCCTGCGACCGGGAAGGACAGTGA